Proteins from a genomic interval of Erwinia sp. SLM-02:
- a CDS encoding DUF2560 family protein → MPEITTEQSNQLELLATLGYDTAATKVAVSFVQNDPFKHRLFIQQYSRVYSETDIVARATKAVQESVEAISVLNEVTAATE, encoded by the coding sequence ATGCCAGAAATCACTACCGAGCAAAGCAACCAACTGGAGCTACTGGCTACTCTGGGCTATGACACCGCAGCAACGAAGGTGGCTGTGTCTTTTGTCCAGAACGACCCGTTCAAGCATCGCCTGTTCATCCAGCAGTACAGTCGCGTATACAGCGAAACTGATATCGTTGCACGCGCAACCAAAGCGGTGCAGGAATCGGTGGAAGCCATCTCCGTACTGAACGAGGTTACTGCTGCAACCGAATAA
- a CDS encoding small membrane protein — MKEWLLLTIALLLLLISIYSLIAYVRERKSNKFPSKRKNR, encoded by the coding sequence ATGAAAGAGTGGCTACTACTTACAATTGCACTTTTATTATTATTAATTTCCATATACAGCTTAATAGCTTATGTTCGTGAACGTAAGTCAAACAAATTCCCGTCCAAGCGAAAAAATCGATAA
- a CDS encoding lysozyme has product MANLKSKLSAAVVGLILAGASASAILEAFLNEKEGNRLVAYLDSSGIWTICRGVTRIDGKAVVKGMRLTAEKCAEVNAIEERKALAWVKSNIKVPLTEPQKAGIASFCPYNIGPGNCLPSTFYKRLNAGDRKGACEAIRWWVHDRGRDCRLTKGQATGCYGQVERRDQESALACWGLDQ; this is encoded by the coding sequence ATGGCTAATCTGAAGTCAAAGCTCAGCGCCGCAGTGGTTGGCCTGATTCTGGCTGGCGCATCAGCCTCTGCCATTCTGGAGGCTTTCCTTAATGAGAAAGAAGGTAATCGACTGGTGGCCTATCTCGACAGCTCAGGAATCTGGACTATCTGCCGTGGTGTGACCCGTATTGATGGTAAAGCGGTGGTGAAGGGCATGCGCCTGACCGCTGAGAAGTGTGCAGAGGTAAATGCGATTGAGGAACGTAAGGCGCTTGCCTGGGTGAAGAGCAACATCAAAGTGCCACTGACTGAGCCGCAGAAAGCAGGTATCGCGTCATTCTGCCCGTACAACATTGGACCCGGTAATTGCCTCCCTTCTACGTTCTACAAACGACTGAATGCTGGTGACCGTAAAGGCGCATGCGAAGCGATTCGTTGGTGGGTGCACGATAGGGGGCGCGACTGCCGTTTAACGAAAGGGCAGGCAACTGGCTGCTACGGTCAGGTTGAGCGTCGGGATCAGGAATCTGCGCTTGCGTGCTGGGGGCTGGACCAATGA
- a CDS encoding class II holin family protein, whose product MYRMDKLTTGVAYGASIGNAGYWSLQLLDKVSPSQWAAIGVIGSLVFGFLTFLANLYFKVKEDRRKIARGD is encoded by the coding sequence ATGTATCGCATGGACAAACTTACAACAGGCGTTGCTTACGGCGCTTCAATCGGCAATGCCGGTTACTGGAGCCTGCAATTACTCGACAAAGTCAGCCCGTCACAGTGGGCTGCTATCGGTGTTATCGGGAGCCTGGTCTTTGGCTTCCTGACGTTTCTGGCAAACCTGTATTTCAAGGTGAAAGAGGACCGCCGAAAAATAGCACGGGGTGATTGA
- a CDS encoding antitermination protein Q yields MRIEAALKHFSPKTMMITDSPGATSSENIDGTHVMAAIGMCQAKAAFGMSAYLGKAGISQQDRDKAVQHLLAYARKTAPALLRKSAAGKVSQCLAVLAKFAYDDYARSAADNVECPDCKGRGVTNTIARVMTHPGCGEKTPPTYQLQLVENQCVTCHGKGKLSARCRCGGSGKVRDLKRSKLLGVPVEKDCERCDGLGFKRQPSTVAFKAIRALVPELNERSWRRNWKPFYESLINKCEAEENQAEQEFKKVTR; encoded by the coding sequence GTGAGAATCGAAGCCGCACTTAAACATTTCAGCCCGAAAACGATGATGATCACCGACAGCCCCGGCGCTACCAGCTCGGAGAATATCGACGGCACACACGTCATGGCCGCGATCGGCATGTGCCAGGCTAAAGCTGCTTTCGGCATGAGTGCGTATCTGGGAAAAGCAGGTATCAGTCAGCAGGATCGGGATAAGGCAGTGCAGCACCTGCTGGCTTATGCCCGCAAAACCGCACCAGCGCTTCTCAGAAAGTCCGCCGCTGGAAAAGTGAGTCAGTGCCTTGCTGTTCTGGCTAAATTCGCCTACGACGATTATGCGCGTTCTGCGGCTGATAACGTCGAATGCCCGGACTGCAAAGGCAGGGGCGTTACCAACACTATTGCGCGGGTGATGACGCATCCGGGATGCGGAGAAAAAACGCCCCCAACTTATCAGTTGCAACTGGTGGAAAATCAGTGTGTGACATGTCACGGAAAGGGAAAATTGTCAGCGCGCTGCCGTTGCGGCGGGTCCGGCAAGGTCCGGGATCTGAAGCGGTCGAAACTGCTCGGCGTTCCGGTGGAAAAGGATTGCGAGCGCTGTGATGGGCTGGGTTTTAAGCGGCAGCCGTCCACGGTAGCGTTTAAAGCGATCCGGGCGTTGGTGCCGGAGCTTAACGAACGCAGTTGGCGGCGCAACTGGAAGCCATTTTATGAAAGCCTGATCAACAAGTGCGAGGCGGAAGAGAATCAGGCAGAGCAAGAATTCAAAAAAGTGACGCGATAA
- a CDS encoding replicative DNA helicase, which yields MSDLYLEASVIGALLNAGLTPDASDVLNTLDPAAFTNLFYFKLYGEIKRQAIQRKMIDALLVADAMGDGPGVFADVMETAKVVPSSANLKGYAKSLGEKFMIRSFVALMEANYDSITLANNHDQALEKIRAFTSQVMAVGRPSDEVVPVHIDELMGAYVDVLERRVTNGEESDTLKTGICELDEITGGMNDEDFVVVAARPGMGKTEFALKVAEGVASSERVMGDHKVRRGVLIFTMEMSNQQVIERQIAGASNMPVSSLRKPSRMHDEDWGRVSMGIQRLTGLDVWLVDAANLTIEQIRAIAERHKRKFPGLSLILVDYLGLIKKPRAERNDLAIAVISGGLKNMAKELKTPVLSLSQLSRDVEKRLNKRPVNADLRDGGSIEQDADSIIMLYRDAVYNENSLAARFAEIIVTKNRFGELGTVYQEFRNGHFHDTNQDEARRICTEKASAGQRQREF from the coding sequence ATGAGCGACCTGTATCTCGAAGCCAGCGTTATCGGCGCACTGCTGAATGCCGGTCTGACACCTGACGCCAGCGATGTTCTGAACACACTGGACCCTGCAGCGTTCACCAATCTGTTTTACTTCAAGCTATACGGAGAAATTAAGCGCCAGGCCATTCAGCGCAAGATGATCGACGCGCTGCTGGTTGCGGATGCAATGGGTGACGGTCCCGGCGTATTCGCCGACGTGATGGAAACGGCGAAGGTCGTGCCGAGTTCGGCAAATCTGAAAGGCTATGCCAAAAGCCTTGGTGAAAAATTCATGATCCGCAGTTTTGTCGCGCTGATGGAGGCCAATTACGACAGCATAACCCTGGCGAACAACCACGATCAGGCACTGGAGAAAATTCGGGCGTTTACCAGTCAGGTCATGGCCGTTGGTCGCCCCTCTGATGAGGTCGTGCCGGTTCACATCGATGAACTGATGGGTGCTTACGTTGATGTGCTGGAGCGGCGGGTAACCAACGGTGAAGAGTCGGACACGTTGAAGACCGGGATCTGCGAGCTGGACGAAATTACTGGCGGCATGAACGATGAAGATTTCGTTGTTGTGGCCGCCCGCCCGGGTATGGGTAAAACCGAGTTTGCACTGAAGGTTGCTGAGGGCGTTGCCTCGAGTGAGCGGGTGATGGGGGATCACAAGGTCCGCCGCGGTGTGCTGATTTTCACCATGGAAATGAGCAATCAGCAAGTGATTGAGCGCCAGATTGCCGGCGCGTCGAACATGCCGGTATCCAGCCTGCGCAAGCCATCCCGTATGCACGATGAGGACTGGGGCCGGGTTTCAATGGGAATTCAGCGCCTGACTGGCCTTGATGTCTGGCTCGTCGACGCGGCAAACCTGACCATCGAGCAGATCCGCGCCATCGCTGAGCGGCATAAACGCAAGTTCCCCGGCCTGTCGCTGATCCTTGTCGATTATCTGGGCCTGATTAAAAAGCCTCGAGCAGAACGTAACGACCTGGCGATCGCTGTTATCTCCGGTGGCCTGAAGAACATGGCTAAGGAACTGAAAACGCCGGTTCTGTCGCTCAGCCAGCTGTCACGCGACGTTGAGAAACGCCTGAACAAACGTCCGGTAAATGCGGATCTGCGCGACGGCGGCAGCATTGAGCAGGATGCAGACAGCATCATCATGCTGTACCGCGATGCCGTCTACAACGAGAACAGCCTGGCGGCGCGCTTCGCCGAAATCATCGTAACGAAGAACCGTTTCGGCGAACTGGGGACCGTGTACCAGGAGTTCCGCAACGGCCATTTCCACGACACCAACCAGGATGAGGCGCGGCGCATCTGCACCGAGAAGGCTTCAGCCGGACAGCGACAGAGGGAGTTCTGA